The Methanofollis sp. UBA420 genome contains a region encoding:
- a CDS encoding cupin domain-containing protein yields the protein MHRIASLLFICILLSAGCLSAPPQQEETVRLITPPAGFALFDGQGTYVGIIGNETPDIPANYSMGVVTIPPGNATPPHRLIGSTEFVYLIGGEAEIRCDNRTVTAREGETVLLPAGVLQSIASVGTTDLRYVNAVQPPFTAAIEVLGDDLTALAGTTDGVPVVIPDPRAGIEWDMGSDMMIYTLANPVLMPERNLPIDYSVAYAELLPGGAIGYNRLNGSSEVIFVISGEVEVFTPDGRAVRVPAGSAAYVPPDQVKGYRNVAASNATMLSFVDPAWTPEKTEMLE from the coding sequence ATGCACAGGATTGCTTCTCTTCTGTTCATCTGCATCCTCCTCTCTGCCGGCTGCCTCTCGGCGCCCCCCCAGCAGGAGGAGACCGTCCGTCTGATCACGCCGCCGGCGGGTTTCGCCCTCTTCGACGGCCAGGGCACCTACGTCGGGATCATCGGCAACGAGACCCCCGATATCCCGGCGAACTACAGCATGGGCGTGGTCACCATCCCGCCGGGCAACGCGACGCCCCCGCACAGGCTGATCGGGAGCACCGAGTTCGTCTATCTGATCGGCGGCGAGGCCGAGATCAGGTGCGACAACCGCACCGTGACCGCCCGCGAAGGCGAGACTGTCCTCCTGCCCGCAGGCGTGCTCCAGTCGATCGCCTCTGTCGGGACGACCGACCTCCGCTACGTCAACGCGGTCCAGCCGCCCTTCACCGCGGCGATCGAGGTCTTGGGAGACGACCTGACGGCCCTTGCGGGGACGACAGACGGCGTGCCTGTCGTCATCCCCGACCCCAGGGCCGGGATCGAGTGGGACATGGGCTCCGACATGATGATCTACACCCTGGCGAACCCGGTGCTGATGCCCGAGAGGAACCTCCCCATCGACTACAGCGTCGCCTATGCCGAACTCCTGCCCGGCGGGGCGATCGGCTACAACCGGCTCAACGGATCGTCCGAGGTGATCTTTGTTATCAGCGGCGAGGTCGAGGTCTTCACGCCCGATGGCCGAGCGGTACGTGTCCCTGCCGGGAGTGCCGCGTACGTCCCGCCCGACCAGGTGAAGGGGTACCGGAATGTCGCGGCGTCGAACGCCACGATGCTGAGCTTCGTCGACCCGGCCTGGACGCCGGAAAAGACCGAGATGCTGGAGTGA
- a CDS encoding M3 family metallopeptidase — protein sequence MHTSIRPIRLWVVLLIAIVLMTAGCLQDTRQDGPVSVPGETSPIQTHYSPGEITRLSEAAEETANASLNAIVEIPPDRRTFDTTVLAFDRVMADYSDAVLPLTLMGYVYPDAAIAAEGMACEESVSAFMTAVSTRRDLYDALRDQTPRTPEEARLYNVTIRDFEKNGLNLPEDRLAKVREMRTELSGLETRYAANLNNDTTTIECTADELAGIPPAAMAAFSQTPQGTYIVTMKYPDYIAVIAYADNADTRKRMHEASSNRQAEANTALLEEAIVLRQKIARELGYATWADYQIDGRMAGNTSNVMAFLTSLQDPLKETYDDEMADLLAVKKSLDPAATAVDPWDAKYLLEVQKKQEYAYDEEEVREYFPLDTVLQGLFETYGTLFDIEFSEVEGAPVWSPDVRLYAVKDRADNETIGYLYLDLYPRDGKYGHFCAAPLIGGRLKDGTYATPVVAILGNFHRPEGERPSLLSMYEIETLFHETGHAMHYLLTTAPYGSLSGFSVALDFVETPSQALEEWAWDPEILESVSGHYTNASRKIPPELRDRVIGARNVGTGIFYTRNPLANSLEDMRFHTATGPVNVTEVWYQTCEDVTGTRPPAGTHQPASFEHLMGGYDAGYYGYLWSKVYALDIVDEFKEDGMTNQTLGMAFRDEVLSRGNMEDGMVLLENFLGREPGPEALYRHLGIEMSGDN from the coding sequence ATGCATACCAGCATTCGCCCCATCCGTTTATGGGTTGTTCTCCTGATTGCCATCGTTCTCATGACCGCGGGATGTCTCCAGGACACACGGCAGGATGGCCCTGTATCCGTGCCGGGAGAGACGAGTCCCATCCAGACACACTACTCGCCAGGCGAAATTACCCGGCTGAGCGAAGCCGCAGAGGAGACTGCAAACGCCTCTCTCAACGCCATCGTCGAGATCCCCCCGGACAGGCGCACCTTCGACACCACGGTCCTTGCCTTCGACCGGGTCATGGCAGACTATTCCGATGCCGTCCTGCCCCTTACGCTGATGGGATACGTGTATCCTGATGCCGCGATCGCTGCTGAGGGCATGGCCTGCGAGGAGTCCGTATCCGCCTTCATGACCGCCGTCTCCACCCGGCGCGACCTCTATGACGCCCTCCGTGACCAGACGCCGCGCACCCCCGAGGAGGCACGTCTCTACAACGTGACCATCAGGGACTTCGAGAAGAACGGCCTGAACCTCCCGGAAGACCGCCTCGCAAAGGTCAGGGAGATGAGGACGGAGTTGAGCGGCCTTGAGACCCGGTACGCGGCCAACCTGAACAACGACACCACCACAATCGAATGCACTGCCGACGAACTCGCCGGAATACCGCCGGCGGCGATGGCGGCGTTCTCGCAGACGCCGCAGGGGACATATATCGTCACCATGAAGTATCCCGACTATATCGCGGTGATAGCCTATGCCGACAATGCCGACACACGCAAGAGGATGCACGAGGCGTCCAGCAACCGGCAGGCGGAGGCGAACACCGCCCTGCTCGAAGAAGCGATCGTCCTGCGCCAGAAAATTGCACGGGAACTGGGGTACGCCACATGGGCAGACTACCAGATCGACGGCAGGATGGCCGGGAACACGAGCAATGTGATGGCCTTCCTCACCTCCCTCCAGGATCCCCTGAAGGAGACGTACGACGACGAGATGGCAGACCTCCTCGCCGTGAAAAAGAGTCTGGACCCGGCGGCAACGGCCGTCGACCCCTGGGATGCCAAGTACCTCCTGGAGGTACAGAAGAAGCAGGAGTATGCCTATGACGAGGAGGAGGTCAGGGAATACTTCCCTCTCGACACCGTCCTTCAGGGCCTCTTCGAGACCTACGGAACCCTCTTCGACATCGAGTTCTCCGAAGTCGAGGGCGCCCCGGTCTGGTCTCCCGACGTCAGGCTGTATGCGGTGAAGGACCGGGCAGACAACGAGACGATCGGCTACCTGTACCTCGACCTCTATCCGCGTGACGGGAAGTACGGGCATTTCTGTGCGGCCCCGCTGATCGGCGGGAGGCTGAAGGACGGCACGTACGCGACGCCGGTCGTTGCGATCCTGGGGAATTTCCACAGGCCCGAGGGTGAGAGGCCGTCTCTTCTCTCAATGTACGAGATAGAGACGCTCTTCCACGAGACCGGGCATGCGATGCACTATCTCCTGACGACCGCACCCTATGGCTCCCTGTCGGGGTTCAGCGTGGCGCTCGATTTCGTCGAGACTCCATCCCAGGCTCTTGAAGAGTGGGCATGGGATCCCGAGATCCTGGAGTCGGTATCGGGCCATTATACCAATGCGTCCAGAAAGATTCCGCCCGAACTTCGCGACCGCGTCATTGGGGCGCGAAACGTCGGCACAGGGATTTTCTACACCCGTAACCCTCTCGCCAACTCCCTGGAGGACATGCGGTTCCATACCGCGACAGGACCGGTCAACGTGACCGAGGTCTGGTATCAGACGTGCGAGGACGTGACCGGCACGCGGCCTCCTGCCGGCACCCATCAGCCTGCATCGTTTGAGCACCTCATGGGCGGATACGATGCCGGGTATTACGGGTATCTCTGGTCGAAGGTCTATGCCCTCGATATCGTCGACGAGTTCAAGGAGGACGGCATGACCAACCAGACTCTCGGCATGGCATTCAGGGACGAGGTCCTGTCGAGGGGTAATATGGAGGACGGCATGGTGCTCCTTGAGAATTTCCTGGGGAGAGAACCGGGGCCCGAGGCGCTGTACCGGCACCTCGGGATAGAGATGTCCGGAGATAATTAA
- a CDS encoding dipeptidase, translating into MKRTGIFLVLLVLLACAPVSACTIFAVTPGASGDGTMYLGHTNDGVGPDWRNIDDITLTYVPAADHAPGETRPVYFDPNSGSDAAGKKAGNTSRLVLDSIEQVPHTYAYYTASYAMMNEHQLLSAECTDYAKVELNAEEGKRIFYSSELSNVALERCTTARDAVELVGSLIDAYGYYGTGETLIFADRTEAWVIEMCSSPAGTGGLWVAEKIPDGEVFVAGNEFRVRNVTAGDPDMLYTPDLFSVAEKYGLWSPSEGAFDWLEATSYGEYSHPYYSLMRVWSVQNRLAPSLKLSPYVEDSYTTALPFTVVPDTPVNRTTALSLFRDHYEGTDFDLTAGVAAGPFGNPYRYLGPADAHTNFQNDTSIEVRPGANPRPVSAVFCSYSYVAEARSGLPDPVGGVLWFGPAVAYETVYAPIYAGSEDVSTSYTTGTRTEYDPDAAYWTFDFVTNWAMLRYDAMIEDIRAEQARLEAESMRLVGETDTEAAGMIAAGDEAGARRLLTNVTVQRGDEIIEEWQDLSAMLVVKYSNGLITDPATEDVDEPGYPAWWYQEADYQYGPRVYDLERLRATPDLNYTGESVWFPKNVSIDQILERI; encoded by the coding sequence ATGAAACGTACAGGAATCTTTCTGGTCCTGCTGGTCCTTCTTGCATGTGCGCCTGTCTCGGCGTGCACCATCTTCGCGGTCACGCCGGGCGCCTCCGGGGACGGCACCATGTATCTCGGCCACACCAACGACGGCGTCGGGCCTGACTGGAGAAATATCGACGACATCACCCTGACCTATGTCCCGGCGGCCGACCATGCGCCGGGAGAGACGCGGCCGGTCTACTTCGACCCGAACAGCGGTTCCGACGCCGCCGGCAAGAAGGCGGGGAACACCTCGCGCCTGGTCCTCGACTCCATCGAGCAGGTGCCGCACACCTACGCGTATTACACCGCCTCCTACGCCATGATGAACGAGCACCAGCTCCTCAGCGCCGAGTGCACCGACTATGCGAAGGTCGAACTCAACGCCGAGGAGGGGAAGAGGATCTTCTACTCGTCCGAACTCTCGAACGTGGCGCTTGAACGCTGCACGACCGCACGGGACGCGGTCGAACTCGTCGGCAGCCTCATCGACGCCTACGGCTATTACGGGACAGGGGAGACCCTCATCTTCGCCGACCGGACGGAGGCGTGGGTCATCGAGATGTGCTCCAGTCCGGCAGGCACAGGCGGCCTCTGGGTCGCGGAGAAGATCCCGGACGGCGAGGTCTTCGTGGCCGGGAACGAGTTCAGGGTCAGGAATGTCACGGCGGGCGACCCGGACATGCTGTACACCCCCGACCTCTTCTCGGTCGCCGAGAAGTACGGCCTCTGGTCTCCCTCTGAGGGCGCCTTCGACTGGCTGGAGGCGACGAGTTACGGCGAATACTCCCACCCCTACTACTCCCTGATGAGGGTCTGGAGCGTCCAGAACCGGCTTGCGCCCTCCCTGAAGCTGAGCCCCTATGTCGAGGACTCGTACACGACGGCCCTGCCCTTCACGGTCGTGCCCGACACGCCCGTCAACCGCACGACCGCCCTCTCCCTCTTCCGCGACCACTATGAGGGCACGGACTTCGACCTCACGGCCGGCGTCGCCGCCGGGCCCTTCGGGAACCCGTACAGGTACCTCGGCCCCGCCGACGCCCACACCAATTTCCAGAACGACACCTCCATCGAGGTGCGGCCGGGCGCGAACCCGCGGCCTGTCTCGGCGGTCTTCTGCAGTTACAGTTATGTCGCGGAGGCGCGGTCCGGCCTCCCCGACCCTGTCGGCGGCGTCCTCTGGTTCGGCCCTGCCGTGGCCTACGAGACGGTGTACGCCCCGATCTACGCCGGTTCCGAGGACGTCTCGACGTCCTACACGACCGGGACGCGGACGGAGTACGACCCCGACGCCGCCTACTGGACATTCGATTTCGTGACCAACTGGGCGATGCTCCGCTATGACGCGATGATCGAGGACATCCGGGCAGAACAGGCCAGACTCGAAGCCGAGTCGATGAGGCTCGTTGGAGAGACCGACACAGAGGCGGCAGGGATGATCGCCGCCGGCGACGAGGCCGGCGCCCGCCGCCTCCTGACCAATGTCACCGTGCAGAGGGGCGACGAGATCATCGAGGAGTGGCAGGACCTCTCGGCGATGCTCGTCGTGAAGTACTCGAACGGCCTCATCACCGACCCGGCGACGGAGGACGTCGACGAACCCGGATATCCGGCATGGTGGTATCAGGAGGCTGACTACCAGTACGGCCCGAGGGTCTACGACCTCGAGCGCCTCCGCGCCACGCCGGACCTGAACTACACCGGCGAGAGCGTGTGGTTCCCCAAAAACGTCTCTATCGACCAGATCCTGGAGAGGATCTGA